The following proteins are co-located in the Synechococcus sp. PROS-U-1 genome:
- the pheT gene encoding phenylalanine--tRNA ligase subunit beta, with translation MRVSISWLKQLVQVNESVDDLSERLSMAGFEVDDVDDLSARAQGVVVGHVLERDKHPNADKLSVCTVDVGAEVPLQIVCGASNVRAGIHVPVAMVGATLPAVGLTIKAGELRGVASNGMICSLKELGLTEQSDGIAILDELQESLPPTGSPVAPLLGLDDTVLELAITANRPDGLSMVGIAREVAALTGGELSLPELDLDPRTTPLNAELDGCFYSITRIEGVDGSKPSPTWLQQRLERGGVNSVNAVVDITNLVMLEQGQPLHAFDADALEQLTGQPVDANSFGVRAAREGETFIGLDDQERSLDSRVQVVTCHDRPVAVAGVMGSLESGVNAQTRNIWLESALFAPPRVRQSARALGLRTDASSRFEKGLPVEMTLACSARASALLNQEFACTETSRWVGGDGPADPAPVMLRRTALHQLLGPLDGPDGAEDLDDHSIETCLSALGCQLIPHDEGWQVIAPPSRRQDLQREVDLIEEVARLVGFDRFGAHLPDPLEPGALTPRQQAERRLRQLFCATGLQEVTTLSLVPGSEQEQRIAISNPLLADTSHLRTNLWEEHLQICVRNLKASQRGCSLFEIGNTYSGSPEAVSQTAVLGGVICGDRRLSIWKTSGKTQAPDYFQARGVLTRVMETLQLELSDRRLSDDPRLHPGRAATLVLEGRPLGCFGQLHPALAEGLDLPEATYLFELDLTRLLDAATRSNRWTPSFKPYPTVPFSERDLAVVVDRSSAAADLIQAIRKAGKPLLEQVELVDRFEGEQLGDQKVSQAFRLRYRGKNETLTDEKIQPVHDKVRAALTKQFQAELRS, from the coding sequence ATGCGGGTATCCATCTCCTGGCTGAAGCAGCTGGTCCAGGTGAATGAATCCGTGGACGATCTCTCGGAGCGTCTCTCCATGGCGGGCTTTGAGGTGGACGACGTTGATGACCTCAGCGCGCGCGCCCAGGGCGTGGTTGTCGGACACGTGCTCGAACGGGACAAACACCCCAATGCAGACAAGCTCAGCGTCTGCACCGTGGATGTGGGTGCAGAGGTGCCGCTACAGATTGTTTGTGGTGCCAGCAATGTTCGTGCCGGAATTCATGTTCCCGTCGCCATGGTCGGAGCGACACTGCCCGCGGTTGGGTTGACGATCAAGGCCGGTGAACTCCGTGGAGTTGCCAGCAACGGAATGATCTGCTCCCTGAAGGAACTGGGCCTCACTGAGCAATCCGACGGCATCGCCATCCTTGATGAGCTTCAGGAATCGCTGCCACCAACCGGGTCCCCTGTGGCGCCCTTGCTGGGACTCGACGACACCGTTCTGGAGCTGGCGATCACTGCCAATCGCCCCGACGGCCTGTCCATGGTCGGGATTGCACGAGAGGTGGCGGCCCTGACCGGTGGAGAGCTGAGCCTGCCGGAACTTGATCTGGATCCCAGAACCACCCCATTGAACGCAGAACTGGACGGCTGCTTTTACTCGATCACCAGGATCGAGGGTGTGGATGGCTCCAAGCCCTCACCGACCTGGTTGCAGCAACGTCTTGAGCGCGGTGGTGTGAACAGCGTGAATGCCGTGGTCGACATCACCAATCTGGTGATGCTGGAGCAGGGGCAGCCCCTCCACGCCTTTGACGCCGATGCGCTGGAACAACTAACCGGCCAACCGGTGGATGCCAACAGTTTTGGGGTACGCGCCGCTCGGGAGGGTGAAACCTTTATCGGCCTGGATGATCAGGAAAGAAGCCTCGACAGCCGTGTTCAGGTCGTCACCTGTCATGACCGACCTGTGGCCGTCGCCGGTGTGATGGGGAGTCTGGAAAGTGGGGTCAACGCGCAAACACGCAACATCTGGCTGGAATCAGCCCTGTTTGCTCCACCACGGGTTCGTCAGTCTGCTCGTGCCCTGGGGTTGCGCACGGATGCCAGCAGCCGTTTCGAAAAGGGCTTGCCAGTGGAGATGACCCTGGCCTGTTCGGCTCGGGCCTCAGCGTTGTTGAACCAGGAGTTCGCCTGCACCGAGACGAGCCGCTGGGTGGGGGGGGACGGTCCCGCAGATCCCGCACCAGTGATGTTGCGGCGCACTGCACTGCATCAACTGCTTGGGCCTCTCGACGGGCCGGACGGCGCAGAAGATCTTGATGACCACAGCATTGAGACCTGTTTGTCTGCCCTGGGCTGCCAGCTCATACCCCATGACGAGGGTTGGCAGGTCATTGCGCCCCCGTCAAGACGGCAAGACCTGCAGCGAGAAGTCGATCTGATTGAAGAAGTGGCCCGCCTGGTCGGCTTCGATCGTTTCGGAGCGCATCTTCCTGATCCCCTTGAACCCGGGGCACTCACCCCGCGCCAGCAGGCTGAACGTCGGTTGCGGCAGCTGTTCTGTGCAACGGGACTGCAGGAGGTGACCACCCTGTCGCTCGTTCCGGGTTCAGAGCAGGAACAGCGCATCGCCATCAGCAACCCTCTGCTGGCGGACACGAGTCATCTGCGAACCAACCTCTGGGAGGAACATCTGCAGATCTGCGTGCGCAACCTCAAAGCATCCCAGCGGGGCTGTTCCCTCTTTGAAATCGGCAACACCTACAGCGGATCCCCTGAAGCAGTTAGCCAGACCGCTGTACTCGGTGGCGTGATTTGCGGAGATCGGCGCCTCTCCATCTGGAAAACCAGTGGTAAGACGCAGGCACCTGACTACTTCCAGGCCCGTGGTGTTCTGACCAGGGTGATGGAAACCCTGCAACTGGAACTGTCCGACCGACGCCTGTCTGACGATCCACGACTGCATCCCGGCCGGGCAGCCACCCTGGTGCTTGAGGGACGTCCACTGGGCTGTTTCGGTCAGCTGCACCCTGCTCTGGCGGAGGGGCTGGATCTCCCCGAAGCCACATATCTGTTTGAGCTGGATCTGACGCGTCTCTTGGATGCCGCAACCCGTAGCAACCGTTGGACCCCGTCCTTCAAACCGTATCCAACGGTGCCCTTCAGTGAGCGGGATCTGGCCGTCGTGGTTGACCGTTCCAGTGCGGCGGCGGATTTGATCCAAGCCATCCGAAAAGCGGGCAAGCCCCTGCTGGAGCAGGTGGAGCTGGTGGACCGATTTGAAGGAGAGCAACTCGGTGATCAGAAGGTCAGCCAAGCCTTCCGTCTGCGTTACCGCGGTAAGAACGAAACCCTCACCGACGAGAAAATCCAGCCGGTCCACGACAAGGTGCGGGCTGCTTTAACCAAGCAGTTTCAAGCGGAGCTCAGGAGCTGA
- the rlmD gene encoding 23S rRNA (uracil(1939)-C(5))-methyltransferase RlmD produces MTNADSSNSSEPRPGLTIEVESVDLDRDGKGLARWNNWVIVVPDLLPGERATVQLQQRQRSRWLSRRVELISVSEDRRRPPCILADDCGGCTLQRLDDPAQTRWKVQQIQQTMQRIGGINLAAAAPLVDADRCFGYRNRALIPLKRDQNGRLKAGYFRPKSHKIVNLNHCPVLDPRLDALVEPLKQDLDAGGWPADHDLLEAQGLRHLGLRLASASGEVLITLISSHGQLPGLQDLAQTWVQRWPEVKGVCLNLQPKANNLVLGRSTHCLAGSPTIDEQFCGIKLSLSSTTFVQVNTPQAERIVQRLIDWLSLQSAGGHVVDAYCGVGTIALPLAKAGFHVQGLELNSDSVEQARLNAMHNGLSSRCEFHAGDVADLLASQLEDCQALVLDPPRRGLDRRVVDSILEQPPEVLAYLSCDPATQARDLKDLLGPSGPYALEILQPVDFFPQTTHLESLALMKRISS; encoded by the coding sequence ATGACCAACGCCGACAGTTCGAACAGCAGTGAACCGCGGCCGGGGCTCACCATTGAGGTGGAGTCTGTTGACCTTGACCGTGACGGAAAGGGACTGGCCCGTTGGAACAATTGGGTGATTGTCGTGCCTGATCTCCTGCCGGGGGAGCGTGCCACGGTGCAGCTGCAGCAACGCCAACGATCCCGCTGGTTGAGCCGACGCGTGGAGCTGATCTCGGTTTCCGAGGATCGGCGCCGTCCTCCCTGCATCCTCGCTGACGACTGTGGTGGCTGCACCCTGCAACGTCTGGATGATCCAGCCCAGACACGGTGGAAAGTGCAGCAGATCCAGCAGACCATGCAGCGGATCGGAGGAATCAACCTTGCAGCAGCTGCTCCCCTTGTTGATGCCGACCGCTGCTTCGGCTACCGCAACCGTGCCCTGATTCCTCTCAAGCGGGACCAGAACGGACGCTTAAAAGCCGGCTACTTCCGACCGAAGTCCCACAAGATTGTCAATCTGAACCACTGCCCGGTGCTCGATCCACGCCTGGATGCGTTGGTGGAACCACTCAAGCAAGACCTGGATGCAGGGGGGTGGCCGGCCGACCATGACCTGCTCGAAGCCCAGGGCCTGCGCCACCTCGGGCTACGTCTTGCTAGCGCCAGTGGAGAGGTGTTGATCACCCTGATCAGCAGCCATGGCCAACTCCCTGGACTCCAGGACCTTGCCCAGACCTGGGTTCAGCGATGGCCTGAGGTGAAGGGTGTCTGCCTCAACCTTCAACCCAAGGCCAACAACCTGGTTCTCGGTCGAAGCACCCATTGCCTCGCCGGCTCGCCGACCATCGACGAACAGTTCTGCGGCATCAAGCTTTCCCTGAGCAGCACCACCTTTGTTCAGGTCAATACACCGCAGGCGGAACGGATTGTTCAGCGGCTGATCGACTGGCTTTCACTTCAGTCCGCCGGCGGACATGTGGTCGACGCCTACTGCGGTGTCGGAACCATTGCCCTTCCTCTGGCCAAGGCTGGTTTCCATGTTCAGGGGTTGGAATTGAATTCCGATTCTGTGGAGCAGGCCCGGCTGAATGCCATGCACAACGGCCTGTCCTCCCGCTGTGAATTTCATGCAGGTGATGTAGCGGATTTACTCGCCTCTCAGCTGGAGGACTGCCAAGCCCTTGTTCTCGATCCACCCCGACGGGGACTCGATCGTCGCGTGGTGGACAGCATTCTTGAGCAACCACCCGAAGTGCTGGCTTACCTCAGTTGTGACCCCGCCACCCAAGCGCGGGATCTCAAGGATTTGCTGGGACCATCAGGCCCCTACGCGCTGGAGATTCTTCAGCCCGTTGACTTCTTCCCCCAGACAACTCACCTGGAGTCGTTGGCGCTGATGAAGCGAATCAGCTCCTGA
- the apcD gene encoding allophycocyanin subunit alpha-B, whose product MSVVRDLILQADDDLRYPTSGELRTMVDFLDQGAIRVSVVKVLTENEKKIVDESAKQLFGRKPEYVAPGGNAYGQRQRAQCLRDYSWYLRLITYGVLAGSTEMIQEIGLVGAREMYNSLGVPMPGMVEAMKCMKDASLALLSEQQVKLTSPYFDYLIQGMQTST is encoded by the coding sequence ATGAGCGTTGTCCGGGATCTCATCCTCCAGGCCGATGACGATCTGCGGTATCCCACCAGTGGCGAACTCCGCACCATGGTGGATTTCCTTGACCAAGGCGCCATACGCGTGTCTGTGGTCAAGGTTCTGACCGAGAACGAAAAAAAGATCGTCGACGAATCCGCCAAACAGCTCTTCGGTCGCAAGCCGGAGTACGTCGCCCCCGGAGGCAATGCCTACGGTCAACGTCAACGCGCCCAGTGCCTGCGTGACTACAGCTGGTACCTGCGCTTGATCACCTACGGCGTTCTTGCAGGCAGCACCGAGATGATCCAGGAGATCGGCCTGGTGGGTGCTCGCGAGATGTACAACAGCCTGGGTGTTCCGATGCCAGGAATGGTCGAAGCCATGAAGTGCATGAAGGATGCCTCCCTTGCCCTTTTGTCAGAGCAGCAGGTGAAGCTCACATCCCCCTATTTCGACTACCTGATTCAAGGCATGCAAACTTCGACCTGA
- a CDS encoding YqhA family protein: MVARWIERRFERFIWKFRLISIVPVVLSLLGSVGCFMIGAIEVLNAFLVIWRMPFSTKGFAAKTIAQMVGGVDYFVIGIALLIFGYGIYELVISDLDPRHEGEPEQHTNILSVNSLQSLKNNLSNVIVVGLIVAAFKKTIGFEVESATDLLALCGSVAMLALSAWLIVRSHGAEHKT, from the coding sequence ATGGTCGCCCGTTGGATTGAAAGGCGGTTTGAGCGATTCATTTGGAAATTCCGTTTGATCAGCATTGTTCCCGTGGTGCTGAGTCTCCTCGGCAGCGTGGGGTGCTTCATGATTGGAGCGATTGAAGTGCTGAACGCTTTCCTCGTGATCTGGCGCATGCCTTTCAGCACGAAGGGCTTTGCGGCCAAGACGATCGCTCAAATGGTGGGTGGCGTTGATTATTTCGTGATCGGCATCGCCCTGCTGATCTTTGGTTATGGCATTTACGAACTGGTGATTTCAGATCTTGATCCCCGTCATGAGGGGGAACCAGAGCAGCACACCAATATTCTTTCCGTGAACAGCCTGCAAAGCCTGAAAAACAACCTCTCCAACGTGATTGTTGTTGGCCTCATTGTCGCGGCATTCAAGAAGACGATCGGTTTCGAAGTGGAAAGCGCCACTGATCTACTGGCGTTGTGCGGATCTGTGGCGATGTTGGCTCTCAGTGCGTGGTTGATTGTGCGAAGCCACGGAGCGGAACACAAAACATGA
- a CDS encoding molecular chaperone DnaJ: MVELIDQLKGEYGARSRGRVLELLLQDLLDPGDSSTEPVEAEDQHDSAPAASTTSTDDVTSLVLIRPGSLQQNAEERPSPDSGVLPSNGSSGIDLPGFVSRRTSQLKATLRSPQQRDAGQSDPLVSTVDPSDLRDASSAAEDHWRSLYGQPPGPTVIEAAMTWLARDVWSSTDASDGRPFTWSAANAAVETLCTSWESRAPSLGRVMVVAGALEDPFATSSLAERMPTLIRRFVNRFRRSRQVTSFETLESTMTVHGALKLLGLSTQAGTSVTLSSIRDSYKQRALEEHPDAGGSTDAMRRLNEAYRLLRELYRNR; this comes from the coding sequence ATGGTCGAGCTGATTGACCAGCTCAAGGGTGAATACGGAGCACGATCCCGTGGCCGTGTGCTGGAACTGCTGTTGCAGGATCTGCTTGATCCAGGCGACTCATCCACCGAGCCTGTTGAAGCAGAGGATCAGCACGATTCAGCACCAGCAGCATCAACCACCAGCACCGACGACGTCACAAGTCTCGTTCTGATCCGTCCTGGGAGCCTTCAGCAAAATGCGGAAGAGCGGCCTTCGCCTGATTCAGGTGTTCTTCCCTCCAACGGTTCTTCGGGCATTGATCTGCCAGGTTTTGTAAGCCGGCGAACCAGTCAACTCAAAGCAACACTCCGGTCTCCGCAACAACGGGATGCCGGTCAGAGCGATCCTTTGGTCTCCACTGTGGATCCTTCTGATTTAAGGGATGCGAGCAGCGCGGCTGAAGATCACTGGAGATCACTGTATGGACAACCACCGGGTCCGACGGTGATTGAAGCCGCCATGACCTGGCTCGCCCGGGACGTTTGGTCCAGTACCGATGCCAGTGATGGTCGTCCATTCACATGGTCGGCGGCCAACGCGGCTGTTGAGACGCTCTGTACCAGCTGGGAATCCCGTGCCCCTTCCCTTGGCAGGGTGATGGTGGTGGCAGGTGCGTTGGAGGACCCATTTGCCACCTCGTCCCTGGCAGAACGCATGCCGACGTTGATCCGCCGGTTCGTCAATCGTTTTCGTCGCAGTCGTCAGGTCACGTCCTTTGAAACGCTCGAATCAACCATGACGGTGCATGGAGCGCTCAAGCTGCTGGGGCTGTCGACGCAAGCAGGCACATCGGTGACCCTGAGTTCCATCCGGGATTCCTACAAGCAACGGGCCTTGGAGGAACATCCCGATGCCGGTGGCTCTACCGATGCGATGCGCCGACTCAATGAGGCCTATCGACTGCTGCGCGAGCTGTATCGCAACCGTTAA
- a CDS encoding DUF3370 domain-containing protein, with protein sequence MSLRRVPVLVLICVSCVGLEFGLERRAEAYVALMAGQRARPLNGTFNNVPVLHSNQPEIVTGPGILVNTAPGSAIAAESNQPLRNAAYTFNGEFGVHMHHKYYPKDQSKLGGRRSRGLMTLALIATNPGSKPITLEFDRGSVKNSFEAPYHPNRLMGVKPLGKRPWNTGPGDATAVQLLRGELDRKLPERLEIPAGGQRVVVRTVLPARGIANGLLRGRSNGPFTMAVVASEQSAQDSDLFAVLRSGRLAPGRIYLNRIREIQLGRVFSRVAGVALGDAYKAEINHDLSQGSLHVPLTSTKRHHFGTRDIQVNPLTTRMVDSALNNVGTYGVRYDVTLNLSGVGAHQLVLSHPVVSGKKTFTAFRGSLQIVQDQTLQEVHVGMRSGESLALSELNLAPGTTKAVKVSLVYPADATPGHLLSVVPVQQLALLHRRQKLQRDAQVKVAETKARKVGPKTAPPKPQVAPVVVTPAPVQQKQKPTPVPVMPAVVPATSPRYTEVIRSQQQWLLQLQGR encoded by the coding sequence ATGAGTCTCAGGCGAGTCCCGGTTCTGGTCTTGATCTGCGTCTCATGCGTGGGCCTTGAGTTTGGATTGGAGCGCCGTGCTGAGGCTTACGTCGCCTTGATGGCGGGTCAGCGTGCACGCCCTCTGAATGGGACGTTTAACAACGTTCCGGTTCTGCATTCCAATCAACCGGAGATCGTCACCGGCCCTGGGATTCTCGTGAATACAGCGCCGGGTTCAGCCATCGCTGCCGAATCCAATCAGCCGCTGCGCAATGCCGCTTACACCTTCAACGGTGAATTTGGCGTTCACATGCATCACAAGTACTACCCCAAGGATCAGTCAAAGCTTGGGGGACGTCGATCCAGAGGGTTGATGACCCTTGCACTCATCGCAACCAATCCTGGATCAAAGCCAATCACGCTGGAATTCGACCGTGGATCGGTCAAAAATAGTTTTGAGGCGCCTTACCACCCGAATCGCTTGATGGGGGTGAAGCCCCTCGGCAAGCGTCCGTGGAACACAGGACCGGGAGATGCCACCGCTGTTCAACTGCTCCGCGGTGAGTTGGACCGCAAGCTGCCAGAACGCCTCGAAATACCAGCAGGTGGGCAGAGGGTCGTGGTCCGAACCGTTCTGCCTGCACGTGGCATTGCAAATGGGCTTTTGAGAGGACGCAGCAATGGTCCTTTCACGATGGCTGTTGTTGCTTCTGAGCAATCAGCGCAGGATTCCGATCTCTTCGCGGTGCTCCGTTCAGGGCGTTTGGCACCGGGACGCATCTATCTCAATCGAATTCGTGAGATCCAGCTGGGTCGTGTCTTCTCTCGTGTGGCAGGGGTGGCTCTCGGTGATGCCTATAAAGCCGAAATCAACCACGACCTAAGCCAGGGTTCCCTGCACGTCCCACTGACGAGTACAAAACGGCATCACTTCGGCACCCGCGATATCCAGGTCAACCCATTGACAACACGGATGGTGGATTCCGCACTGAACAACGTCGGCACCTACGGGGTGCGTTACGACGTGACGCTCAATCTCTCCGGCGTGGGAGCCCATCAACTTGTGCTCAGTCACCCGGTTGTTTCCGGTAAGAAAACGTTTACGGCTTTTCGTGGATCACTGCAGATTGTTCAAGATCAGACGCTTCAGGAAGTTCACGTCGGCATGCGGTCTGGCGAAAGCCTCGCCCTCTCGGAGCTCAACCTTGCTCCTGGCACAACCAAGGCAGTCAAGGTGAGTCTGGTTTACCCCGCTGATGCCACACCTGGTCACCTGCTCAGTGTTGTTCCTGTGCAGCAATTGGCCCTGCTCCACCGCCGCCAGAAATTACAGCGTGACGCTCAGGTGAAAGTGGCTGAAACAAAAGCGCGCAAGGTGGGTCCCAAAACCGCACCACCAAAGCCCCAGGTTGCGCCAGTCGTCGTGACACCAGCACCCGTGCAACAGAAGCAAAAGCCGACCCCTGTACCAGTGATGCCTGCTGTGGTTCCTGCGACGAGTCCGCGCTACACCGAGGTGATCCGATCGCAGCAGCAGTGGTTGCTGCAGCTGCAGGGTCGATAA
- a CDS encoding sigma-70 family RNA polymerase sigma factor has translation MTSSANAGDDIDKLHLNKQCLQRRNRQVQDNLHLVGPIARHYARQTGLEQDDLLQVGCLGLIKASSRFQLKRGATFPSYAKPHIRGAILHFLRDRVGLIRLPRAVEERAMRVIRTSEGVLNASDALVVHQYRNKHQWVPFNDDLIDETPEGIDLVERSDDWGRVRTTFRRIGSDDQQALQMVVIDGMSLRKTGQQLGVSAMTVQRRVKRGLNSLANELNGGQAGV, from the coding sequence ATGACCTCCTCTGCCAACGCTGGAGATGACATCGACAAACTTCATTTGAACAAGCAATGCCTCCAGCGTCGGAACCGTCAGGTGCAGGACAATCTGCATCTTGTTGGTCCCATTGCACGTCACTACGCCCGCCAAACAGGTCTTGAACAGGATGATCTGCTCCAAGTGGGTTGTCTCGGACTGATCAAGGCTTCAAGCCGATTCCAACTCAAGCGAGGAGCGACATTCCCGAGCTATGCCAAACCGCATATTCGTGGAGCCATCCTTCACTTTCTGCGAGACAGAGTCGGACTGATTCGCCTCCCCAGAGCTGTTGAGGAAAGGGCGATGCGGGTGATTCGGACCTCGGAAGGCGTTCTGAATGCTTCCGATGCGCTGGTGGTGCACCAATACAGGAACAAGCACCAATGGGTGCCGTTCAACGACGACCTGATCGACGAAACGCCTGAGGGAATCGACCTTGTCGAACGTTCAGACGACTGGGGCCGAGTGAGAACCACATTCCGGAGGATTGGATCAGATGACCAACAGGCTCTTCAGATGGTCGTGATCGATGGCATGAGTCTCAGGAAGACAGGGCAACAGCTTGGGGTTTCGGCCATGACTGTTCAACGACGCGTCAAACGCGGCCTGAACAGCCTCGCCAACGAATTGAATGGGGGTCAAGCAGGTGTCTGA
- a CDS encoding DUF4922 domain-containing protein: protein MTSELLRKARDVAAAAKVSGALVPLKTSLTTLIGEAGTNFELRHLLSATPKHLRAAGPKPNPFLPWDQRLEVERINDSHVVILNKYPVQASHMLLITQDWQPQTGWLSVDDWHALGRIDATTTGLWFFNSGPDAGASQPHRHLQLLPRAAGEPICARQSWFESHAAGTTSLVDDPLLRSCRVVPLTSALKGEMLYRMYLTLAADLGLGDPSNDHRPRGAYNLLLSRRWMAMVRRRTEGIRGFSVNALGFAGSLLSTEASDREWIHRSGPEALLHAVVEANC, encoded by the coding sequence ATGACCAGTGAACTGCTCCGAAAAGCAAGAGATGTTGCTGCTGCGGCGAAAGTCTCAGGAGCTCTGGTTCCGCTCAAGACCTCATTAACCACTTTGATTGGAGAGGCTGGCACCAACTTTGAGTTGCGCCACCTCCTTAGCGCTACCCCTAAGCATTTGCGTGCCGCAGGCCCCAAGCCGAATCCATTCCTCCCCTGGGATCAACGCCTTGAGGTGGAACGGATCAACGATTCACATGTGGTGATCCTCAACAAATATCCAGTTCAGGCGTCCCACATGTTGCTGATCACTCAGGACTGGCAACCCCAAACCGGTTGGTTGTCCGTTGACGATTGGCATGCACTTGGCCGCATCGATGCAACAACCACCGGATTGTGGTTCTTCAACAGCGGACCTGATGCTGGAGCCAGTCAGCCACACCGCCATCTTCAATTGCTACCCCGAGCTGCAGGGGAACCGATCTGTGCACGGCAGAGCTGGTTCGAGAGCCATGCAGCAGGCACAACCAGCCTGGTGGATGATCCATTGCTGCGGAGTTGTCGCGTTGTACCGCTCACCTCGGCTCTCAAGGGTGAAATGCTCTATCGCATGTATCTCACCCTTGCTGCTGACCTCGGGCTGGGAGACCCCTCAAACGATCACCGTCCAAGGGGGGCTTACAACCTTCTGTTGTCACGCCGTTGGATGGCGATGGTTAGGCGCAGAACGGAAGGCATTCGTGGTTTCAGTGTGAATGCACTCGGTTTCGCTGGTTCCCTGCTGAGCACCGAAGCCTCTGATCGGGAATGGATTCATCGGTCAGGGCCAGAGGCATTGCTTCACGCTGTTGTTGAAGCCAACTGTTAA
- a CDS encoding SpoIID/LytB domain-containing protein yields the protein MPKVPSGADEAVPLDIRVGLISQSPVTAFWPGRNVLCRNQEGSVIPAQQLGKTIAGSSQREIHCSGGPVQINQQRYLGDISLLKDQRDWIAVISLDLETYVASVVGAEMPSEWHQEALKAQAVAARSYALAHLARPASTAYHLGDTTRWQVFSGETSTTHASRSATWQTRGIVLSYDGGIVESLYASTAQVSAEAHGHLGASMSQTGAQHLALQGRPFNAILGRYYAGASLARLKRHDQ from the coding sequence GTGCCCAAGGTTCCATCGGGTGCTGATGAAGCCGTTCCTCTGGACATCCGTGTCGGTTTGATTAGCCAGAGCCCGGTGACCGCCTTCTGGCCTGGCCGCAACGTCCTGTGCCGCAACCAGGAGGGTTCCGTGATTCCTGCCCAGCAGCTGGGGAAGACGATCGCTGGATCAAGCCAACGGGAAATTCACTGTTCCGGCGGACCCGTTCAGATCAACCAACAACGCTATTTGGGGGATATTTCGCTTCTTAAAGACCAACGTGATTGGATCGCCGTGATTTCCCTGGATCTGGAAACCTATGTGGCCTCTGTGGTCGGTGCCGAAATGCCCAGCGAGTGGCACCAGGAGGCCTTGAAGGCGCAGGCTGTAGCTGCACGTTCCTATGCCCTGGCGCACCTTGCAAGACCGGCATCGACGGCTTATCACCTGGGCGACACAACCCGTTGGCAAGTGTTTTCCGGTGAGACAAGCACCACCCATGCGAGTCGATCAGCAACCTGGCAGACCCGAGGGATCGTGCTCAGTTACGACGGTGGCATTGTGGAGAGCCTGTATGCGTCAACAGCGCAAGTCAGTGCTGAAGCCCACGGTCATCTCGGCGCCAGCATGAGTCAAACCGGCGCCCAGCACCTGGCCCTTCAGGGACGTCCCTTCAATGCAATTCTCGGCAGGTATTACGCAGGGGCCTCACTGGCACGGTTGAAACGGCATGACCAGTGA
- a CDS encoding SDR family oxidoreductase — MVEACSGDWIGLAVVVGPGGIGSAVAAELARSCPDLTVLTAGRHGAPDCSLRLDIENDRDLDGLAASLRDQAMPLRLVFNCTGRLHGPALQPEKRLQQVNRSQLQQQFGINAIAPILLAKAIEPLLDRDQPFHFASLSARVGSIGDNRSGGWYGYRAAKAAQNQLLRSLSIEWARRWPMATVSLLHPGTTDTALSRPFQSFVAPEKLFSPERAARQLVKVLLEQTPAQSGAFLAWDGQSIDW, encoded by the coding sequence ATGGTCGAAGCCTGCTCGGGCGATTGGATTGGGCTGGCCGTGGTGGTCGGCCCCGGTGGCATTGGTTCAGCGGTCGCAGCGGAACTGGCGCGGTCCTGCCCAGACCTCACGGTTTTGACGGCTGGACGTCACGGTGCGCCGGACTGTTCCCTGCGTTTGGACATCGAGAACGACAGGGATCTGGATGGACTGGCAGCAAGCCTGCGTGATCAGGCGATGCCACTGCGTTTGGTGTTCAACTGCACCGGGCGTCTGCATGGACCTGCGCTTCAACCTGAAAAACGTCTTCAACAGGTCAACCGCTCCCAGTTGCAACAGCAATTCGGAATCAACGCCATTGCTCCAATTCTCCTAGCCAAAGCGATCGAACCACTGTTGGACCGCGATCAACCGTTCCATTTCGCCAGTCTGAGCGCCAGGGTGGGCAGCATTGGCGACAACCGTAGTGGTGGCTGGTATGGCTATAGGGCTGCCAAGGCGGCTCAGAATCAGCTTCTACGCTCCCTGAGCATTGAATGGGCCCGCCGCTGGCCCATGGCCACGGTGAGCCTGTTGCACCCGGGTACAACGGACACAGCCTTGTCTCGACCATTCCAGAGCTTTGTGGCACCGGAGAAACTCTTCTCTCCCGAACGGGCTGCGCGCCAATTGGTCAAGGTCTTGCTGGAACAGACCCCAGCCCAGTCTGGAGCCTTTCTCGCCTGGGATGGTCAGTCGATCGACTGGTGA